One stretch of Prunus persica cultivar Lovell chromosome G1, Prunus_persica_NCBIv2, whole genome shotgun sequence DNA includes these proteins:
- the LOC18793289 gene encoding UDP-glycosyltransferase 92A1, translating into MEGQEHIVMLPFMAQGHLIPFLALARKIQQRTGFTITIASTTLNIQYLSATIASTSNSQSDSNIHLAELSFCSTDYGLPPNAESTEDLPLSKIGDFVAASTSLEAPAHRLILDIIAKEGRPPLCIVSDMYFGWAANLANNLSTVHVTFTTGGAYGSAALVSIWLSLPHRCTASDEFPVPGFPESYRFHISQLNPYLKAADGKDSGSRIFQPQISLSTKSFGWLCSTVEAIEPFGLEILRNYLRLPVWSIGPLLPTDALKNSSTLDSSVSRQRAGKELGIPAETCLKWLDSHGSDSVIYISFGSQNTISATQMMELAIALEESGRPFIWVIRPPVGYDMKGEFRVEWLPQGFEDRMSKRKQGLLVHNWAPQLEILSHKSTSVFVSHCGWNSVMESLSQGVPIIGWPLGAEQAFNSKMLVEEMGVSVELTRGGQSDIARKEVKRLIELVMDKSGKGGEMREKACEIKEQIRAAIREEAEDKGSFVKAMDDFVATILSTRQGL; encoded by the coding sequence ATGGAAGGCCAAGAGCACATTGTGATGCTGCCATTTATGGCTCAAGGCCATCTCATACCATTCCTTGCACTGGCAAGGAAAATCCAACAAAGAACAGGATTCACAATCACCATTGCCAGCACCACCCTCAACATCCAATACCTCAGTGCAACCATTGCCTCAACCTCAAACTCTCAATCGGACTCCAACATCCATTTGGCTGAGCTTTCATTCTGCAGTACAGACTATGGCTTGCCCCCGAACGCCGAGAGCACGGAGGACTTGCCTCTAAGCAAAATAGGAGATTTTGTTGCTGCATCAACAAGTCTTGAAGCTCCTGCTCACCGCCTAATCTTGGATATCATCGCAAAAGAAGGCCGCCCACCACTTTGTATTGTCTCTGATATGTATTTTGGATGGGCAGCTAATCTTGCAAATAACTTGAGCACTGTGCATGTGACTTTCACTACAGGTGGTGCCTATGGCTCTGCAGCCTTGGTGTCTATTTGGCTTAGCCTCCCACACCGTTGTACAGCTTCAGATGAGTTCCCAGTGCCGGGGTTTCCAGAGAGTTATCGTTTTCATATCTCTCAGTTGAATCCATATTTAAAAGCTGCAGATGGTAAAGATTCTGGCTCTAGGATTTTTCAGCCCCAGATTTCACTTTCTACGAAATCTTTTGGTTGGCTGTGTAGTACTGTTGAGGCAATTGAGCCCTTTGGATTGGAGATCTTGAGGAATTACTTGAGGCTTCCTGTTTGGTCCATTGGACCTCTTCTTCCTACAGATGCACTAAAGAACTCATCGACTTTGGATTCAAGTGTTTCAAGGCAACGTGCAGGAAAAGAGTTGGGCATACCTGCTGAAACATGCCTTAAATGGCTCGATTCGCATGGTTCGGATTCTGTTATCTACATCTCATTTGGTTCCCAGAACACTATCAGCGCCACCCAAATGATGGAGCTGGCTATTGCTTTAGAAGAAAGTGGAAGGCCTTTTATTTGGGTCATAAGACCTCCTGTGGGATATGACATGAAGGGAGAGTTCAGGGTAGAGTGGTTGCCCCAAGGATTCGAAGATCGAAtgagcaaaagaaaacaagggtTGTTGGTGCACAACTGGGCACCGCAGTTGGAGATTTTGTCACACAAGTCCACAAGTGTGTTTGTTAGCCATTGTGGATGGAATTCAGTGATGGAGAGCTTAAGCCAGGGCGTGCCAATTATAGGGTGGCCATTGGGAGCAGAGCAGGCATTTAATTCAAAGATGTTGGTGGAGGAGATGGGTGTGAGTGTGGAGCTGACAAGGGGAGGGCAGAGTGATATTGCTCGGAAGGAGGTGAAGAGACTGATAGAATTGGTAATGGACAAAAGTGGCAAAGGAGGAGAAATGAGGGAAAAGGCTTGTGAAATTAAGGAGCAGATAAGAGCAGCAATAAGAGAGGAGGCTGAAGACAAGGGATCTTTTGTTAAGGCAATGGATGATTTTGTTGCTACCATTCTATCAACCAGACAAGGATTATAA